A portion of the Candidatus Pristimantibacillus lignocellulolyticus genome contains these proteins:
- a CDS encoding acyltransferase — protein MNKHHRYLTEMNLVRAFAIIAVLLIHSTSSAVNSANVNSSFYFLYVLINKMSTFAVPLFLFLSGFVLMYSYQHREVTLSSINTFYKRRMTNVIIPYIIFSCIYFTLTHLTSLSLYSFAELGEAILIGKAYAHLYYIFVMVQFYLLFPILWKLIATRKSTAIWIWLIGFIIQWAYFYINREYISQLEGLPQLFKRTASLFVSYTAYFGCGVWIATRYSHMLQFLEKHTVQYRVYRIVILVAWICSGVYYANLFYRGWVYKDWESSPHFAWTWFIFIMISIALSIISSRYYELKCPTWLQRIITSLSDHSFGIYLIHPLLLYMYRRLPMSGDPILFNLYFVGQFLFGLIVAWILTILISKYVPYATYIVGNGKKRSAK, from the coding sequence ATGAACAAACATCATCGTTACCTAACGGAGATGAATTTGGTTAGAGCATTTGCCATTATTGCTGTATTGCTTATACATTCAACTAGCTCAGCAGTTAATAGCGCGAACGTAAATTCAAGTTTTTATTTCCTATATGTACTCATCAATAAGATGTCTACATTTGCAGTTCCATTATTTCTATTTCTAAGTGGATTCGTTCTCATGTATTCCTACCAGCATCGGGAAGTGACTCTATCGTCTATCAATACGTTTTACAAACGAAGAATGACGAACGTTATTATTCCTTATATTATCTTTTCTTGTATCTATTTTACGTTGACACATCTAACATCACTGTCATTATACTCGTTTGCAGAGCTTGGTGAGGCGATTTTAATTGGAAAAGCGTACGCTCATTTATACTATATCTTTGTTATGGTGCAATTCTATCTACTATTTCCAATATTGTGGAAATTAATAGCGACTAGGAAATCAACAGCGATCTGGATTTGGCTAATTGGTTTTATTATTCAATGGGCATATTTCTATATTAATCGTGAGTATATATCGCAACTCGAAGGTCTTCCACAATTATTTAAGAGGACAGCAAGCTTATTTGTGTCCTATACAGCGTACTTTGGTTGTGGAGTGTGGATTGCAACGAGATACAGTCATATGTTACAGTTTCTTGAAAAACATACTGTACAATATCGAGTTTATCGCATCGTAATATTAGTCGCTTGGATTTGTTCTGGGGTCTATTATGCTAATCTATTCTACCGTGGATGGGTATATAAAGATTGGGAGTCTTCACCACATTTTGCTTGGACATGGTTTATATTTATTATGATCTCTATAGCACTTAGTATTATAAGTTCTAGATACTATGAACTGAAATGCCCTACCTGGTTACAGCGAATAATAACTTCTTTAAGCGACCACTCATTTGGAATTTATCTCATTCATCCACTTTTACTATACATGTATCGAAGATTACCGATGAGTGGGGATCCGATACTATTCAATCTTTATTTTGTAGGTCAATTTTTGTTTGGGTTGATCGTTGCTTGGATACTAACGATCCTCATATCAAAGTATGTTCCTTATGCAACCTATATTGTAGGTAATGGGAAGAAGCGTTCAGCGAAATAA
- a CDS encoding GNAT family N-acetyltransferase: MMMTIALPYSLIPMSEDDASCITEWRYPSPYHIYHWPAWDIMKKQEIEFGDTEIRSKQYRSVIDANDTLIGFAQFFAMQTTVRIALFLAPAYCGLGIGQQVMQLVIREANERYSNFEIDLEVETWNERAITSYVRSGFFITDQYELPSRNDQPIRNVYCMVYQAP; encoded by the coding sequence ATGATGATGACTATAGCCTTACCTTATTCTCTCATCCCAATGTCGGAAGATGATGCATCATGTATCACCGAGTGGCGTTATCCTTCCCCCTATCATATATACCATTGGCCTGCATGGGACATTATGAAGAAACAAGAAATTGAGTTTGGAGATACTGAAATTCGTTCGAAACAGTATCGTAGCGTAATAGATGCAAATGATACTTTAATTGGATTTGCTCAATTTTTCGCAATGCAAACAACCGTTAGAATAGCACTCTTTCTTGCCCCAGCATATTGCGGACTCGGAATTGGTCAACAAGTTATGCAATTAGTAATTCGTGAGGCTAATGAACGATATTCTAACTTTGAAATAGATCTAGAAGTTGAAACATGGAACGAACGTGCCATTACTAGCTACGTACGATCTGGCTTTTTCATTACAGATCAGTATGAACTACCCTCTAGGAACGATCAGCCGATTAGAAATGTGTACTGTATGGTCTATCAAGCTCCATAG
- a CDS encoding patatin-like phospholipase family protein: MIHRLQKLPLFQQMSANELQQLLPYLSSVSFQQDVPIIQQGHVGASLYILEEGTVDICLEHPNKIHIATLSIGAFFGEMSCMTGDPISATVMAKSVVKAFSLSRDGMLNLMDRSESFRQHMIEAMVKRIQQSNVRVSEEYSKSLYLMKRNELDDRDRYGELIGDSDHIVYLRSQVERYRNEAGNILIVGEAGVGKRHVARRIHYTSNRQYEPVISIEAEQFNWSEWEALVSASQRGTLIIENIEKLSAATIHELVERNQQMHLIMTCNDERTIAGCHIIAIEPLRERAEDIPLLAKHYLQKTKDEGINEYSLDTISEEALRMLALFPYLTQNITELITIVEAAYIVSEGRTIQSSHLKFNRFRKPGTRPTVGLALGSGSLRGMSHIGVIRSLQQAEIPIDIIAGTSAGSLVGGAFAAGMSVDELEKAVTKLKWNNIVSLTFPKKSIVHNEPLIGFIESYLGDVQIEHLKMPFAAVASDSNTGEAHIMRKGSLAKAIAASTAIPAVMRPVQYQGKTLVDGAVVHPVPAALARSMGADIVVAVNVCSQDFTKGAPTNFVKSLLNTIDIMSAKLVKEELQMADVVIRPELDNIQNGFKDFKQYIHAGEQVTREHASLIQQQMLLLK, translated from the coding sequence ATGATTCATAGATTACAAAAACTTCCCTTATTTCAGCAAATGAGTGCTAATGAACTACAGCAACTATTACCTTACCTATCCAGCGTTAGTTTTCAACAAGATGTACCTATTATACAACAAGGGCATGTTGGAGCAAGCTTGTACATACTTGAAGAAGGAACGGTAGACATTTGTTTAGAACATCCAAATAAAATACATATTGCCACACTCTCGATTGGAGCGTTTTTCGGTGAAATGTCTTGTATGACAGGAGATCCGATTAGTGCGACCGTAATGGCTAAGTCAGTAGTAAAAGCATTCTCACTAAGTAGAGACGGTATGCTTAATCTTATGGATCGTAGCGAAAGTTTTCGACAACATATGATCGAGGCAATGGTAAAACGTATTCAGCAATCTAATGTAAGAGTAAGTGAAGAATATTCAAAAAGTTTATATTTGATGAAGCGCAATGAATTAGATGATCGAGACCGATATGGAGAGTTAATAGGCGATAGTGATCATATTGTGTATTTACGTTCGCAAGTAGAGCGTTATCGCAATGAAGCGGGTAATATACTCATCGTAGGTGAGGCGGGAGTAGGTAAGAGACATGTAGCTCGGCGAATCCATTATACATCCAATCGCCAATATGAACCCGTTATCTCTATTGAAGCGGAGCAATTCAATTGGAGTGAATGGGAAGCGCTCGTATCGGCGAGTCAAAGAGGTACATTAATAATTGAAAATATAGAGAAATTAAGTGCGGCAACCATTCATGAATTAGTGGAACGTAATCAACAAATGCATCTAATAATGACTTGTAACGATGAACGAACAATAGCTGGATGTCATATTATTGCGATAGAACCATTACGTGAACGTGCCGAAGATATACCGCTCTTAGCAAAACACTATTTGCAGAAAACAAAAGATGAAGGAATAAATGAGTATTCATTAGACACTATTTCTGAAGAAGCGCTTAGAATGCTTGCGCTGTTCCCTTACTTAACTCAAAACATTACAGAGCTGATTACGATTGTTGAAGCAGCCTATATTGTGAGTGAAGGTCGAACCATTCAAAGCTCTCATCTGAAGTTTAATCGTTTTAGAAAGCCCGGCACTAGACCTACAGTAGGATTAGCACTTGGTAGTGGATCACTACGTGGAATGTCTCATATCGGTGTCATTCGCTCATTGCAACAAGCTGAAATTCCAATTGATATTATTGCAGGAACAAGCGCGGGTTCATTAGTTGGTGGAGCTTTTGCAGCTGGTATGTCCGTCGATGAGTTAGAAAAAGCTGTGACTAAGTTGAAATGGAACAATATCGTTAGTCTCACCTTTCCCAAAAAATCAATTGTCCATAATGAACCGTTGATTGGTTTTATTGAAAGTTACTTAGGTGATGTTCAAATTGAGCATTTAAAAATGCCATTTGCCGCAGTTGCGTCTGATTCTAATACTGGTGAGGCGCATATTATGCGTAAAGGTTCACTTGCTAAAGCGATCGCTGCAAGTACAGCGATTCCAGCAGTGATGCGTCCTGTGCAATATCAAGGTAAAACACTTGTAGATGGCGCAGTCGTTCATCCAGTCCCTGCTGCGTTAGCCAGAAGTATGGGAGCGGATATAGTCGTAGCCGTTAATGTATGTTCACAAGATTTCACGAAAGGTGCACCAACGAATTTTGTGAAATCATTGCTCAATACAATAGATATTATGAGTGCAAAGCTAGTAAAGGAAGAATTACAGATGGCCGATGTTGTCATCCGTCCAGAGTTAGATAATATTCAAAATGGATTCAAAGATTTTAAGCAATACATTCATGCTGGAGAACAGGTAACGAGAGAGCATGCTAGTCTTATCCAACAGCAAATGTTGCTTCTTAAATAA
- a CDS encoding class I SAM-dependent methyltransferase encodes MNNSWNKVIYKIGSPIYDKFFNSGIFLNARKQILQSIPFSGEQKILFVGVGTGADLELINYSDLDITAIDYSPDMLGKAKKKFKDSTIKFLEMDAQNMIFEDEVFDYVVASLILSVVPDANKCFQEITRVLKHEGKIIIFDKFAPKNKKLSLLKVLLRPIISVLGTDIGRSFEEIIPKNNKSLKVEEDSPVMMNGMYRKIIVAKIH; translated from the coding sequence TTGAATAATTCTTGGAATAAAGTTATATATAAAATTGGTTCTCCAATTTATGATAAGTTTTTTAATTCGGGTATCTTTTTAAATGCTCGGAAACAAATACTCCAATCAATACCATTTAGTGGAGAACAAAAAATATTATTTGTCGGTGTAGGTACGGGTGCTGATTTAGAGTTAATCAATTACTCTGACTTAGATATAACTGCAATTGATTATTCACCTGATATGCTTGGAAAGGCAAAAAAAAAGTTCAAGGATTCTACGATTAAATTTTTAGAAATGGATGCTCAAAATATGATTTTTGAAGACGAAGTATTCGACTATGTAGTAGCAAGTCTAATACTTTCAGTTGTACCAGATGCTAATAAATGTTTTCAAGAAATTACGAGAGTTTTAAAGCACGAAGGAAAAATAATTATTTTTGATAAATTTGCTCCTAAAAATAAAAAGCTTTCGTTACTAAAAGTGCTTTTAAGACCAATTATTAGCGTATTAGGAACTGATATTGGTCGAAGTTTTGAAGAAATAATTCCAAAAAATAATAAAAGTTTAAAAGTAGAAGAGGATTCACCAGTTATGATGAATGGAATGTATAGGAAAATAATAGTTGCTAAAATTCATTGA
- a CDS encoding amino acid ABC transporter ATP-binding protein, producing MINVDQLTKSFGKNQVLKGITTSIRKGEVVALIGPSGSGKSTFLRCLNLLEVPTSGFISINGDELTAPKANVAAIRQNIGMVFQHFHLFPHMTVLQNITFAPTQVKGMSLTEAQEKGMALLAKVGLSDKANSYPSKLSGGQKQRVAIARSLAMEPEIMLFDEPTSALDPEMVKEVLNVIKDLADSGMTMLIVTHEMKFAREAADTIYFLDQGLLVEKATPEQFFSKPKSERAIRFLEQVL from the coding sequence GTGATTAATGTAGATCAATTAACTAAATCATTTGGTAAAAATCAAGTACTTAAAGGAATTACGACCTCGATTAGAAAAGGCGAAGTTGTTGCTTTAATTGGACCATCAGGATCAGGCAAATCGACCTTTCTACGTTGTCTTAACCTATTAGAAGTTCCTACTAGTGGATTTATTTCGATTAACGGAGATGAACTAACTGCTCCGAAAGCTAATGTAGCTGCCATAAGACAAAATATTGGGATGGTATTTCAACATTTTCACCTGTTCCCACATATGACCGTACTTCAAAATATTACTTTTGCTCCAACTCAAGTGAAAGGTATGTCACTTACAGAAGCTCAAGAAAAAGGTATGGCACTGCTCGCTAAAGTAGGCTTGTCCGACAAAGCAAACAGTTATCCTTCAAAACTTTCGGGTGGTCAGAAACAACGTGTAGCTATTGCTCGCTCTCTAGCTATGGAACCTGAAATTATGTTGTTCGATGAACCTACATCTGCACTTGATCCAGAAATGGTCAAAGAAGTACTTAATGTTATTAAAGACTTAGCAGACAGTGGGATGACGATGCTAATCGTAACGCATGAGATGAAATTCGCACGTGAAGCTGCGGATACGATCTACTTCTTGGATCAAGGATTGCTAGTTGAAAAAGCTACTCCTGAACAGTTTTTCTCAAAGCCTAAAAGTGAACGTGCTATTCGTTTCCTTGAACAAGTATTGTAA
- a CDS encoding ABC transporter permease subunit (The N-terminal region of this protein, as described by TIGR01726, is a three transmembrane segment that identifies a subfamily of ABC transporter permease subunits, which specificities that include histidine, arginine, glutamine, glutamate, L-cystine (sic), the opines (in Agrobacterium) octopine and nopaline, etc.): MNKHKLHVLYVSLLTMVLLIVSFGPALSVFAEEATEQPKKTLVMGTSPDFPPYESVDAKNNGEIIGLDIDIAKYILNELGYELKIASMDFGGLIAAMQSGRVDFIMSGMSATEERKQSVDFSDPYYFARNTIVSKKDSNYNSIESLNGKIIGAQLGSVQEAVAYSVEDAAEVRKLNKIADLIQELNSNRIDAAIVEDAVAVEMTNANGQLEMNFLPSDSNDNGYAIAFPKGSPYVAEFNTVIAQMQENGKLDELLLKWFPDANAESAVNKKLIDFSVLEGYVPYIMKGVGVTLLFTLVSAVLGFILGSLLSLCKISGIKPLEWFATAYTSIFRGTPLLVQLMLIYYATPQLTGYDIPALLAAGLAFGLNSAAYLSETIRAGIMAVDKGQREAAIALGIPYRKMMISIIFPQALRNILPALVNECVALIKESSLVSVIGVADLMRRADVVRASTFRSFEALLLIAAIYYVLVLVLTSLARMLERRLRRSD; encoded by the coding sequence ATGAACAAGCATAAGTTACACGTATTATATGTATCGCTCCTAACAATGGTGCTTCTAATTGTTTCTTTCGGGCCTGCACTATCTGTTTTTGCTGAAGAAGCAACTGAGCAACCGAAAAAAACGTTAGTAATGGGTACATCACCTGATTTCCCACCTTATGAAAGCGTCGATGCCAAAAATAATGGTGAAATCATTGGATTAGATATCGATATAGCCAAATATATTTTGAACGAACTTGGCTATGAATTAAAAATTGCTAGTATGGACTTTGGTGGACTAATCGCTGCGATGCAATCAGGTCGAGTTGATTTCATTATGTCCGGTATGTCAGCTACCGAAGAAAGAAAACAAAGCGTAGATTTTTCTGATCCGTACTATTTCGCACGGAATACAATTGTCTCTAAAAAAGATTCGAACTATAACAGCATTGAATCTCTCAATGGAAAAATTATTGGAGCGCAACTCGGTTCTGTACAAGAGGCGGTTGCCTATAGCGTTGAAGATGCTGCCGAAGTTCGTAAACTGAATAAAATCGCTGATCTTATTCAAGAGCTTAATTCTAATCGGATTGATGCCGCCATCGTAGAAGATGCGGTAGCCGTTGAGATGACCAATGCAAATGGCCAACTAGAGATGAATTTCCTTCCATCTGATAGCAACGATAACGGATATGCGATAGCATTTCCGAAAGGATCACCCTATGTCGCTGAATTCAATACCGTTATTGCCCAAATGCAAGAAAACGGTAAGCTTGATGAGCTATTATTAAAATGGTTTCCTGATGCTAATGCTGAGTCAGCTGTTAATAAGAAACTGATCGATTTTAGCGTATTAGAAGGTTATGTTCCTTATATTATGAAAGGTGTCGGTGTTACACTACTATTCACATTAGTGTCCGCTGTCCTTGGATTTATACTAGGAAGTCTACTATCCCTTTGCAAAATTTCTGGTATTAAGCCGTTAGAATGGTTTGCCACCGCCTATACATCGATATTCCGTGGAACACCATTGCTAGTACAATTAATGCTAATCTATTATGCTACACCACAGTTAACAGGTTATGATATTCCTGCTTTATTAGCAGCAGGTCTTGCCTTCGGATTAAACTCTGCAGCTTATCTATCAGAAACAATTCGTGCAGGAATTATGGCAGTTGATAAAGGGCAACGTGAAGCAGCAATTGCACTTGGTATTCCATACCGTAAGATGATGATCTCGATTATCTTCCCACAAGCATTACGTAATATATTGCCAGCGCTTGTGAATGAGTGTGTAGCATTAATAAAAGAATCATCACTCGTGTCTGTCATTGGTGTTGCCGATCTGATGCGTCGTGCCGATGTTGTTCGTGCTTCTACTTTCCGATCATTTGAGGCATTATTACTCATTGCAGCGATCTACTATGTGCTTGTTCTTGTATTGACTTCACTAGCTCGCATGCTTGAAAGGAGATTACGTCGTAGTGATTAA
- a CDS encoding methyl-accepting chemotaxis protein: MEQDKVVTRLSLLIVIATIGIYFLHRQFMIHSTAYHVQTDQRITLSLVLIPALLYSITWALSRWNKKSASISWLNMLTLTFSSIGMVAAGNGMLEYHFSIFMVLAMISYYENIKVILVMTIIFAVQHVLGFLVFTEYVFGVPVGEYSLTMVSYHAIFLVATSGALTWQIYHKHKLRLELDATVREQVQLQTIMQQMIVSSEQLLEASEQLHTLYNNTQHDLVQIVSEIQRISSDAEANSQFSSNASTAVYNISTGLTDISNSNIDVVQLANHMTYKAGQGQQMMDSILKQMDQLDLASTTSSATISNLNERSNEVQQIATSIKAIARQTRLLAINAAIEAARAGEYGKGFAVVANEVGKLADQSSDAASHISKLVSEIEFETNRSVEAMKSVMDEVEQAVERIDKMGQLLQEMITLIDQSVTKFHLVSKSTERVAASTVEASASLIKMSNFAYEIKEKTKSVAAATNRQYDSNGRLAPLIRKLTEISYNLKK, from the coding sequence ATGGAGCAAGATAAAGTGGTGACAAGACTATCGTTACTGATCGTTATCGCTACAATAGGTATCTATTTTCTGCATCGTCAATTTATGATTCATTCCACTGCTTATCATGTTCAAACTGATCAACGTATTACGTTATCATTAGTGTTAATTCCTGCATTGCTCTATAGTATTACTTGGGCGCTATCTAGATGGAATAAGAAAAGCGCATCTATATCATGGCTTAATATGCTGACATTAACCTTTTCAAGTATTGGAATGGTAGCAGCAGGGAATGGGATGTTGGAGTACCACTTTTCAATTTTTATGGTGCTAGCGATGATTAGTTACTATGAAAACATTAAAGTTATTCTAGTTATGACTATTATATTCGCCGTTCAACATGTGTTAGGCTTCCTTGTATTTACGGAGTATGTGTTTGGTGTTCCAGTTGGAGAGTATAGTTTAACGATGGTGTCCTATCATGCAATATTTCTAGTTGCTACTTCAGGAGCATTAACTTGGCAAATCTATCATAAGCACAAATTGCGATTAGAATTGGATGCAACGGTGAGGGAACAAGTACAATTACAAACGATTATGCAACAAATGATTGTTAGTTCTGAGCAATTATTAGAAGCATCCGAGCAGCTACACACACTCTACAACAATACACAACATGATCTTGTTCAAATTGTATCAGAAATACAGCGTATATCTAGTGATGCTGAAGCCAATAGTCAATTTTCTTCAAATGCTTCAACAGCGGTATACAATATTTCTACTGGACTTACGGATATTTCTAATAGCAATATTGACGTCGTTCAGCTTGCTAATCATATGACGTATAAAGCCGGTCAAGGGCAACAGATGATGGATTCCATTTTAAAGCAAATGGATCAATTAGATCTCGCATCAACCACTTCATCCGCTACAATTAGCAATTTGAATGAAAGATCCAATGAAGTGCAGCAGATTGCAACGTCGATAAAAGCAATTGCGAGGCAAACTCGATTACTTGCAATTAATGCGGCAATTGAAGCTGCACGAGCAGGTGAGTATGGAAAAGGGTTTGCAGTAGTAGCGAATGAGGTAGGGAAACTTGCAGATCAAAGTAGTGATGCTGCAAGTCATATTAGTAAACTTGTTAGCGAAATAGAGTTTGAGACGAATCGATCCGTAGAAGCGATGAAATCCGTTATGGATGAAGTAGAGCAAGCGGTAGAACGTATCGATAAAATGGGCCAGTTACTGCAGGAGATGATCACGTTAATCGATCAATCGGTGACAAAGTTCCATCTCGTTTCAAAATCAACAGAAAGGGTAGCAGCAAGCACCGTAGAAGCCTCTGCATCACTTATTAAAATGAGTAATTTCGCATATGAAATTAAAGAGAAGACGAAATCAGTAGCTGCCGCAACGAATCGTCAATACGATTCAAATGGTCGCTTAGCACCATTAATAAGAAAACTAACTGAAATAAGTTATAATTTAAAAAAGTAG
- a CDS encoding ABC transporter ATP-binding protein/permease, giving the protein MLKLFRFLKPYTITIICIFVLILLQALSDLYLPTLMSDIVNRGIIKGETSYIWSMGGVMLLVSIGGTIVAIFASFYASKVSSMFGKIVRKKVFTKVEGFSLQEFDQVGTASLITRTTNDINQVQQVLLMMLRMMVMAPMMCIGGLIMAFSKDSQLSLVLLVSIPVLVAAILLIIRKGMPFFKIMQKKLDRINLVLREGLTGIRVIRAFNRTSYEQKRFTESNTDLMNTAVKVNQIMAFMMPLMMLIMNLSTIGIVWFGSQRIDMGEMFVGDLMAFIQYAMQIMFSLVMMSMMIVMLPRAQVSATRINEVLDIEPTITERNSRSVNANQLLGTVKFNNVSFTYPGAEKPAIANIDFECKPGEITAIIGGTGSGKSTIINLIERFFDCNEGSIEFSGVNVKDWSIEQLRSNISLVPQKTTIFSGTIAENIRQGKQDASDAEIREAATIAQAIGFVEKMEQGFETILAQGGTNISGGQKQRLSIARALVRRPSLYLFDDSFSALDYKTDSTLRAALKEEVSDAAMIIVAQRISTVMNADQIIVLDEGELVGKGTHAELLASSDVYREIVQSQLTEEESA; this is encoded by the coding sequence TTGCTAAAGTTATTTCGATTCTTAAAGCCTTACACGATCACAATCATCTGTATTTTTGTGTTGATTCTGTTGCAAGCTTTATCTGATCTATATTTGCCTACTTTAATGTCAGATATCGTTAACAGAGGAATTATTAAAGGCGAAACAAGTTATATTTGGAGTATGGGTGGAGTGATGTTGCTCGTCTCCATTGGAGGAACGATCGTAGCTATATTTGCAAGCTTTTATGCATCTAAAGTTTCATCGATGTTCGGGAAGATTGTTCGGAAAAAAGTGTTTACTAAAGTTGAAGGTTTTTCACTACAAGAGTTTGATCAGGTAGGAACAGCTTCACTTATTACTCGTACAACAAATGATATAAATCAAGTCCAACAAGTGTTACTAATGATGTTAAGAATGATGGTTATGGCTCCAATGATGTGTATTGGTGGTCTAATTATGGCATTCTCGAAAGATAGTCAACTTTCATTAGTACTATTAGTCTCTATCCCAGTGTTAGTCGCTGCAATATTGTTAATTATTCGTAAAGGTATGCCATTCTTCAAAATTATGCAGAAGAAACTAGATCGTATTAATCTAGTTCTACGTGAAGGGTTAACAGGGATCCGTGTCATTAGAGCGTTTAACCGTACTAGTTATGAGCAAAAGCGATTCACGGAGTCCAATACCGATCTGATGAATACAGCTGTTAAAGTCAATCAAATTATGGCATTTATGATGCCACTAATGATGCTCATTATGAACTTATCTACGATTGGTATAGTATGGTTCGGTAGTCAACGTATTGATATGGGAGAAATGTTTGTTGGTGATCTAATGGCATTTATCCAATATGCGATGCAAATTATGTTCTCGCTTGTCATGATGTCTATGATGATCGTTATGTTACCTCGTGCACAAGTTTCAGCTACTCGTATTAATGAAGTATTGGATATAGAGCCAACGATTACAGAACGTAATTCACGTTCAGTTAATGCTAATCAGTTATTAGGTACGGTCAAATTCAACAATGTTTCATTTACATATCCTGGAGCAGAAAAACCAGCTATCGCAAACATTGATTTCGAATGTAAGCCGGGAGAAATAACGGCTATTATAGGTGGAACAGGTTCAGGTAAGTCAACCATTATTAACCTTATTGAGCGTTTCTTTGATTGTAATGAAGGTTCAATCGAATTTTCAGGTGTTAATGTGAAAGATTGGTCAATAGAACAATTAAGGAGCAATATTTCACTCGTACCTCAAAAAACAACGATTTTTAGTGGGACAATTGCTGAAAATATTCGCCAAGGAAAGCAAGATGCCTCAGATGCGGAGATTCGCGAAGCAGCAACAATTGCTCAAGCAATTGGATTTGTTGAAAAGATGGAACAAGGCTTTGAAACAATACTAGCTCAAGGTGGGACGAATATATCAGGAGGACAGAAGCAACGTCTGTCTATTGCTCGTGCACTTGTTCGACGCCCAAGTTTATACTTGTTCGACGATAGCTTCTCAGCATTAGATTATAAGACAGATTCAACGCTTAGAGCTGCTTTGAAAGAGGAAGTATCTGATGCCGCAATGATTATCGTTGCGCAACGGATTAGTACCGTGATGAATGCAGATCAGATTATCGTACTGGACGAGGGTGAACTTGTTGGTAAAGGAACTCATGCGGAATTGTTAGCGTCGTCAGACGTCTATCGTGAAATCGTTCAATCCCAGTTAACAGAGGAGGAGAGCGCATGA